Proteins encoded in a region of the Podarcis muralis chromosome 2, rPodMur119.hap1.1, whole genome shotgun sequence genome:
- the LOC114591710 gene encoding protein SPMIP1, giving the protein MRGLLTTREQNGWRELINKEASCRVSWKAKYGYKYPGRVTDYGVAKRKCFLPAICPPEKSASSLRCQEVTVQKEDRRPLSGKEEKQEEEGPSLQKPLPEMRVPTPQTTQLLYQGFSHEGKGRHHYLKQRKTKSPEEKFCYPVLSSWEYGWRLGDVVKDMRTPIHGKSRIVKDTFYFKNGIFYHPSKTDKLS; this is encoded by the exons ATGAGGGGCCTTCTGACCACGCGGGAGCAAAATGGCTGGAGGGAGCTTATTAACAAGGAGGCCTCCTGCAGGGTCAGCTGGAAGGCAAAATACGGGTACAAATACCCCGGGCGGGTGACTGACTATGGGGTGGCCAAGAGGAAGTGTTTCTTGCCTGCCATCTGCCCTCCTGAGAAGAGTGCAAGCTCCCTCCGGTGTCAAGAAGTAACTGTGCAAAAAGAGGACAGGCGGCCCCTGTCGggcaaggaggagaagcaggaggaggaaggcccAAGCCTTCAGAAGCCTCTTCCCGAGATGAGAGTTCCCACACCACAGACAACTCAGCTGCTATACCAGGGCTTCTCCCATGAAGGCAAAGGGAGGCACCACTACCTCAAGCAGAGGAAGACGAAGAGCCCTGAGGAGAAATTCTGCTACCCAGTGCTGTCGTCGTGGGAATACGGCTGGCGCTTAG GAGACGTGGTTAAGGACATGAGGACACCAATTCATGGCAAATCCCGAATTGTAAAGGATACTTTCTACTTCAAAAACGGAATCTTCTATCATCCATCAAAAACTGACAAGCTGTCATGA